The Camelus dromedarius isolate mCamDro1 chromosome 31, mCamDro1.pat, whole genome shotgun sequence DNA segment AACTGCCTACCCGCCCCATCAAGTAATGGGCATTCTAAATTCAAAGCCTTTTCACTGGGTCTCTGACAGTCGGATCACCAAATAGCAAACGCTCCTCTTAAAAACTCCTGAACTCATGATTAAACAGTGTCAAACCCTCAGCGCAGCCCCTTCACTTCCTGACCCAGAGGCTGACTCCTCTACTGAACACTCATGCCTTCAGATACTAGATCTGACTTGTGCTGCTAGACCAGACTTACAAGGTAAGCCGCTCGAGGACCCAGATGACACCTGGCTTCCTGGTGCTGGGAGTCTTATGTTAAATGGGGCTCAACTATACGGTTACACTGCTGTGAGCCTTGCCAGTGCTACAGAATCAGGGCCTCCTCCCGGAGGCCCCCCTTCTGCTCAGAAGGCTGAACGCACAGCTCTCACCCGAGCTGTGCAACCAGGGGCAGGAGTGAGGTTAAACGCTGGCACTGACTCATCATGCGCCTTCCGTGTTGTTCACACACATGCCGCCATCTGGTGAGAAAGGGGTCTTCTCACAGCACAAAACACACCCACCAGACATGCTTCGGAAATCTCAGACTTGCTGGAAGCTGTAAATTATGCTTCCTACACATGGCAGTGATTCCGTCAAGCACATCAAAGGGTAACGTGAGATTTCCCgagaaaaatcacaaagcaaaCAGGCCAGAGAAGCGGCAAAACTCCCCACTCAGGCAGCTTTACTTCCAACCCGCACGCCGGGGACCCCTCAGAACACTGAGGGAAAATGCAGGAGGCAACAAACACGGGACTCACTTTCACTCCGGAAGATGGCTTAATAGCCCTGAGGGTAATGGTGACTCCCAAGAGCCTTAGTGCGGAAAGCACCACAGAACCTCCACGAGTCCACCCCCTTGGGGGCAAAGGCCCTACAGGACTTAACACAGCCTCTGTTCGCAGGAAAGGGGACTTCTCAAACCCTGCGTGACACCTCCCACACACGCCCAGTTCGTCGCCGGGTTAATAGCGAGGGACACGTTAGGCCACCGCCTCTCCTTCACCCAGTTCAGAGAAGAACCTCAGCCACCAGGACAGGACTGGCAGATATAGCTCACCCACATGCCCCCGCGTAAAGACCTAAACTACCTCCCGGCATTTATGGACTCTGCCACAGGACCGACTGAAGCTTTCCCCACGAAAACAGAGAAGGCACCAGAAGTAGCTGCTGCTTTGCTGGCTCATGGTCAGTCCGTTGTGGCCTACCCTGCTCCTTACAACCAGACAACGGCCCAGGTTTTGTTCCTCAAATAACCCAAGGACTGGTAGTAGCCCTGCAAGTCAAACATCGTTTACATGCTATGCGGCACCCCCAGTCCTCTGGCAAAGTAGAGAGCGCCAACCAAAcagtaaaaagagtaaaataaaaaagaatcctaACAAAACTTACGCAAGAAGCCCAGCAGTCCTGGTCCACCCTCCTCCCTACTGCCTTGTTACGAACACGAATTACTCCAAAAGCAGCAGCTCACTAAGTCTCCAGGCTCCCCCGTGGCAGGCCCTTCCTCCAGACAAATTCACTAATAGCTTCTGAGAGGCACCACCTGGCCCACCACGCGGTGACTTCAGATCAGACTGCAGAGGCCCTGCTGAGTATCATGATCATGCGAGTCCAAAGCCTGACCCTGATTTTCAGGAAATTCCCATCCAAACCTTGTCCCCAGGGACCGGGTTTATCTCAAATTCTTCCACAGGACAAACAGCCGCTTCAGCCTGTCTGGACGCGGCCTCATCCGGTGCTTCTGACCGTTCCCATGGCAGTGAGGCTAGATGCGCTTACTCCTTGGACACACCTGTCCCACGTAAAGGCTGCCGCCCCGCAGCCCTTGACAGTGGATGAGGAGCTGCTGACAAATACCTCGTACAGCTGTGAACCCCTAGAGGCGCTCCATCTACTGCGCAAATCAGGCGCTAGTCCCAATCCCCAGCCCAGGGAGTGCCACCTGCTGGGCTAACCCAGCAGCGTTGGATTTGAGGCCAGCTCCCGTGTGGTGTCCACATCTGCTGGCTTGCCGTGGTCGGCTTCACCCCTACAAGGATCTGATCGGAAAGAGTCTTCCACGTTTACTCGTCAACTAACATTTAACATGAATGAAGATGTAACTTGTCATGACCCTTTAAAACGCCACCCTTTAAGGGCACCTATGTGAAATCACTAACTACGACCTGTCAAGGTGGCCCACAGGAAACACCGCTGATCTGCCGTAGCTCAGGCTGACTTGTCTCAGCCCGCGTTTCCGCCACGTCGGAGTCATAAAGCCCACCAACCTGCCATACACCAAAGCCCCTCACCTCATTTACGGCCAATCAAACATCTGCTCCCCTGTccctttgtgttcacagccccttccccaataaaagaccctgcacgcTCACCCCGAGCTCACGCAGGCACCATCTGCGTGGCCCACTGCTGCCTGTAGCAGCCTATCTATTAaacttctcctttgtttcttaaaccttcctttctctgtggtaaattcttttactgcccGCGACACTGGCCTGCTGTGTCCCTCAACACTTACCTTCACCCCTACAACATCCACCCTCTGAGCCCCACCTGCAAGGCCCTCCGTGACCCAGTGCTCTCCTGCCTGCAcctttgtttcctactgctggctGTGCCCCAGGCATGTGAACCCCCGTTTTTCTCACACACAAAGCTCCTtgctacctcagggcctttgccccagccctgccctctgcctggcacaCACTGCCCTGCCACCCCCCAACCTTAACTAGGCTGATCCCTGTCTTCTAATCCCAACCCAAAGTGGACCTCCCAAGTCTGCCAAATCTCTTGTGCTTCCTAGTGACCATCACCCTCCAAACACCCTTTAGCTCGTGTATTTACTGAAATCTCTTACGCTAAGATAAACTTGCGCAACTGGCCCAGAAACCTGGTAGACTCTCCCATTTTGCCTGCTAGGTTGGTGAGCACAGTGGAAGCTCCTTAAATGTGCACCCTGAGTAAGCGAAGCTGTTTAGAGAGATCTCTGTGACAGCAGCACGGAAGCCGATTTCATATACCaatttagaaaaaacaaaaacacccacaGAACTCTTACAATTGAAGTTCACACAGCATTCAAACCACCAGCAGACACTGCAGGAAAGGCAGCTGAAATGTCCCTCGTTACCCTGCTAAGGTACTCACTGGACACACACCACCGCCCTCCAAGCTACCGCAGTAATAGGAGCGGCAGTAAGGACAGCCACCCTGGCCCTGCAGCCTTCCACCCACCCCGGGCCGCTCACCTTTGGCGCCCTGCTCCTCCCGAAGTCCCCGAGCaccagggcctgggctgggggcccaggggccTCTTCGGGGAGCGGGCCGCCTGGGCCCTCCGGCGGCCGTGCTGCGTCCGCGGCCACGCTGCTCTCCTCCGGCGCCTCCTCGCTGCTCTCTGCGAGGCAGAAGCGGGGCCGGGGCCGCGCGTCAGCCGCACGTGGACACGAGCCCCAGGGCCGCGCGCCCGCCCGGCTCCGCGCCGCCCCACCTGCGCCCGCGTCCTCGCCGTCCGCTCTCCGCCGCTTGCCGCTCGGCTCGCCCGGGCTCGCCGGCGCCCCACCGCCCTCGCGCCTCCGCGTTCtgcgcggccgccgccgccgcttcccCGCCGCCTGTGCGGGCTCCGCGGACCCCGCGGGCTCCTGCTGCAGCGGCTGCATCTGCAGCTCCCGCTCTCGAGCCCGGCACTGCAGCCGCTGCAGCAGCGCGCGAGCCCGGCCGTCCGCGTCGGCCTCCGCCCCGGCCGCCTCAGGGCCGGCGTACCGCGCGACGTGGAAGAGCGCCATGCCGGCCGGCCGGCCGCGCGCCTCTCCCGCCCCGCGCGCCGCGATGACGGCGCCGGCGCCGGCCGTGACGTCAGCAGCGCGCCCGCCACGACGTCAGTGGCGCGCCGGCGACGGGCGGCAGTGTTGATCTTTCCCGCGTGGGGCGGCGGCATGGAGCGGGAACCCGGCCCCGGGGGCGCGCGCCGGGCGCTGGGCCGCCTGGTGGAGGCGGTGCTGGCGAGCCGCGGCGAGGCCAACGCCGTGTTCGACATCCTGGCCGTGCTGCAGGTGGGGCACGTGGGGTGGCGGGGTTCGCGGCCGGGTCCTGCAGTTGGAGGCCAGAGTGGGGACCTCTTCGGGCTCGGACGACGCGGGGCTTGGCCTCGGATGAGGGCAGATCATTGCAAAGCGGGATTCGCGACTATGCTGGGGATTTTCTCCCGCCTCGCAGGGCGCCCGGTTTGAGGGCCTGGTGAGAGGTTTGGCAGAGGCGGGGCGGGAGGGGCATGCCGAGATCAAGGGTGGGGTGCGATGGGGCTGGAGTCCTGGCCGGGAAAGGGGCAGAGGGCGCAGTTCCCGGCGGGGCACCGAGACCCGCCTCTCCCCGCAGTCTGAGGACCAGGAGGAGGTTCAGGAAGCCGTGCGCGCATGCAGCCGACTCTTTGGAGCCCTGCTGGCCCGCGGAGAGCTGTTTGTGGGCCAGCTGCCCTCTGAGGAGATGGTCATGGCAGGTGAGCGTCCAGGAGGGTCTAGTCTCCGGGAGGGTTGGACAGAGACCTTGCTAATATGGGATGAGCCCCTCCGAAACTCCATCATAGGGCCTGTAGGTTGGTAGGATCTAAGGCTTTGTATGGGGGAAGGGGTAGACCTCGAATACAGACCTTGAAGCCAGATTTAAGTAAAAGTTGAGTGTGgtgtgactttatttttttttcagcactcATGGAATTTGATGTGTTAATTCCACAAAGAATCAGGGTTACGTGTCACAGTCCTTGGCATGTCTGAGTGTTGGGGTAAAGAGAGAGGACCCTCTAGGCAAAGTAGGGCCCACTCCCCCTGCGGGGATTGCGGGGGTGTTGGTCCTGCCCCAGCTCTGGTGACAGGTTTCCACTTGTTCCCTGGTTGGGTGGAGTAGAAGGCAGTGGGAGGGTGAGGCTGaccaccctgccccacctgcAGGGTCCCAGGGGGCCACTCGCAAGTACAAGGTGTGGATGCGGCATCGTTACCACAGCTGCTGCAACAGCCTGGGGGAGCTCTTGGCCCACCCCTCCTTTCAGGTCAAGGTGAGTCTGGGTTGCTGGCCTTGCCTCATCCCTggacccccccaacccccagctccctgctcaTCAAAGGTCCGGGGCTGTGGCTGCAAGTACTTGTCTAGATAAGGACGCTCTCTCTTTCTTTGGCTAGTTTTCTGGGGTGTGGGTTCCTTCTGTCTCCTGACTCACAGGAATGTGATTTGGTGGATATTCTGAATGCCAGGGGGACTCTGGGCCTGTCTGCGGAGGGTGATGGGGTGGGAGCAACTCGATCCCTTTGTCACCTGTCCTTCTAGGAGCTGGCTCTCAGCACGCTTATGAAGTTTGTGCAGCTGGAGGGTGAGCACCCCCTGGAGAAGCCCAAGTGGGAGGGCAACTATCTGTTCCCCCGCCAGCTCTTTAAGGTGAGGGCCAGGGCTACCCATTCTGGGTGGGTTGTGGGGCTCAGGGGGGCTCTAGTAGCCCATCCGGACTCTGCTCTGTGAGCTCCGTCCCTGGGCTGTCTGTCCTGGGAGCAGGAGAAGTGCTCACCGCCCTGCCCCCCACACCCAGTTGGTGGTGGAAGGCCTGCTCTCTTCGGAAGAGGACCgctccctgctcctctcccagtTCCGAGAGTATCTGGAACACGATGACATTCGCTACCACACGATGCAGGCAGCCGCGGACACCGTGGCCCGGGTCACTGACGGGCGACCTGAGGTGAGCTGGCCAGTCCTGTAtctggaggaggggtgggcagtgggcaCATGGCGTCCAGGTGCTCAGGCCGGGCCTTTGGCAGGTGCACCTTATCTTCTGGAATAATGCCTTCACGCTGCTGTCCTCCGTGAGTCTGCCCCGCCAGGAGGGCGACCTCTCCAGCTTCTATGTGAAGCACGTGGGTGAGCGtcctgggtgggagggcaggcaggcaggtgggcGGGCGGGGCCAGCCTTGCAGCGCTTGGTGACGCCTCGCCTTCCTTGCAGAACTGTCAGACAAGTGGAAGGTCGTTCATCTGAAGGTGAGACGCCCTGGGTAGGTGGATGGCCTCCCTGGGAACCACCCAGTCCTGGGCCAGCACCTCCTTCCTGGCCTTGACAGCCACCGGGGTTGCCGGGGGGCCCGAGCACAAAGGGAGGCCCACAGGCACACTTCCCAGAGGTCAGAGGTGGCCTGTCCAGTTCTCTCAGGTGCAAGGTGTCCTTGTCCAGGGCGGCTGTGAGCACAGGGCCCGTGGCCATGAGGGAGGCTTGTCCTCACTGGGGTCCTTGGGTTCTGGCTCCTACTTACGTGAGGCAGGAGGCGGGTTGGTGGGTCAGGAACCGGGGTGGTGGGGGCTGCGCAGGAACCAGCGGCCGGGAGTGGGTAGGGGAGTGGCTTGTGCAGcctcgcccctccccctcccctgcaggagCACAGAAAAGCCTTCCAGCTGATGTGGCTCGGCTTCCTCAAGCACCAGGTAAGGGGGTGGGGTTGGGCCTCGGGCCTGAGCTCCGTCCCCGTGGCTCTTGGAGGTGGGCGGCTGCATCTGACAGGCTGTTTCCTGCAGCTGCCTCTGCGCATCTGCAAGAAGGTGCTGGTCATCATACACGACGCCATCCTGCCGTACCTGGCTCAGCCCAGCCTCATGATTGACTTCCTCACCCGCGCCTATGACATTGGTGAGCAGGGTGCGCCCGGAGGGCtgcgggccggggccgggggtgCTCTGCGCTCCTGGAGCCATGCATCCGGGGGCCCGACCAGTCAGCAACGTGTGTGCTGGAGGtttcttcccacctctgcccGGCGGGTGGCCTCCAGCTCTGCCAGACTCGTCCCGGGTCAGGGTGCAGTTCGGGGCTCCACagctgtgtgtctgtctgcagGGGGAGCCATCAGCCTCTTGGCCTTGAATGGACTTTTCATCCTGATTCATAAGCACAACCTGTGAGTGTCAGCTTGGGGGTCCTGTGGGCCTTTCAGCTCTGTCCGGTCGGCCCTGCCCCGTCCTCCCCTTGTCTTTGCCCCATACGTGCCCTGTCACTTACCTGCACACTCCCAGGGAGTACCCTGACTTCTACCGGAAGCTCTACGGCCTCCTGGACCCGTCTGTCTTCCATGTCAAGTACCGGGCCCGTTTCTTCCACCTGGCCgacctcttcctttcttcctcgtGAGTGGGGGGTCTTGggggaggggacacccagctgcctGTGCCCCGCCCATCCCATGGAGGAAGGGACACTGGGGGCTGGTGTGGGGGGCAGCGGGGTCTCATGcccaccaccccacccagccATCTCCCTGCCTACCTGGTGGCTGCCTTCGCCAAGCGCCTGGCCCGGCTGGCCCTGACGGCACCTCCCGAGGCCCTGCTCATGGTCCTGCCCTTCATTTGCAACCTGCTGCGCCGGCATCCAGCCTGCCGTGTCCTCATGCACCGCCCAAGGGGCCCTGGTGAGTGCAGCCGGGGACCCTGTGGAAGCCTGGCCTGAGAGGCCAGCACACGGGGCAGATGGCAGACCAGAGTCTGGGTCTTGTTCCTAGAGCTGGACGCCGACCCCTATGACCCCGGAGAGGAGGACCCAGCCCAGAGTCGAGCCCTGGAGAGCTCCCTGTGGGAGCTGCAGGTGAGGGCCCTTGCCTGCCCGAGTCACGCCCTGGACTCCCTGGAGCCACCCCAGCTGGGCGctgccccccaccacccagcttcttctcctctggcccctgcctgcAGCTCCACCGGGTCCCTGGAGATCCCAGCTCGCCTGGTCACTTCAGCTTCCTATGGGAGCCTTAGCCTCTGTCCCCCCAGGGCTCTGAGGTCGTGGGATGTTCCCACTGCTCAGTGCTTCCTGTGCCACTCGCTTTGCCCGAGGAGGGGGTGATGACACCCCACATGCCCTTGCAGGCCCTCCAGCGGCATTACCACCCCGAGGTGTCCAAGGCCGCCAGCGTCATCAACCAGGCGCTGTCTGTGCCCGAGGTCAGCATTGCGCCGCTCCTGGAACTCACTGCCTTCGAGGTGAGGGGTGGTGGCAGGGCCGCAGGGCAGGGGCACCGGGACTGCGCTGTGTGAAGGGTCTGACTGTCTGTCCGTCCGTTCCTTGCAGATCTTTGAGCAGGACCTGAAGAAGGGGCCCGAATCGGTGCCACTGGAGTTCATCCCGGCCCAGGGCCTGCTGGGCCGGCAGGACGACCTCTGTGCCCAGCACTTCACCCTGAGCTGACCTGCGCACCCCGCTTCCCCTCAGATGGTCTTGTTGACTACCTGAGTGGGCTGGTGGGGGGGTGTCTAGGGAGGCACAGATCCTTTGCCTGTGCCCGTGGGGCTGGGGTCAGCAGTGCCGGCCACAGTCAGAAGGCGCCCTCACTTCCGCCTGCGGCCCCCACACCCACGTGCTCCTGGCCTCCCTGGAAAGCCCTGTCAAGgtgcccctcccttctctgcagcctggtggggagggtcAAGGTGGGGGCTTACGTGGGGCCCCGGCCCCAGAAGCTCCAGCTGTTAAGTGTGCCAGGTGATGGCTTCTGTCAGCCCCCAGAGAGTCCTCCGTCTCCTAGGTGCCCCCAGGCCCTCTGCACCCTGGTGCCTCCCAAGGTGGGATGGGCACACCCCCGCTGGGGCTGCAGTTAGATTGTGACCTGGGAGTGGCAGGAGGGGCTCTCTGCCCTGGTCAGTCTGGGTGGGCAGcacagggagggggcagaagcCACCTGTCCCCGGGCAGGCCCCACAGAGGACACCTTTGTGCACGGAACCACCCGTGCTCCGGGCGCACAGACAGGCACTGAGCCGCATGACTCCGGGGCTGAGTGTCTGTGCCCTGTGGGGAGGAGTTACAGGCAGGGGTGGTTCATGCTTTTCCTCCCAAGTGGAGGGAGCGCCAGTGGCCTGCTGGTGTTTGTGGGGAGGTGGTTTTTTCAAGGCTCCTGTCCCAGGTGCACCTGGTTCTCCATCTATGGCAGCGACTctgtttcctttgaaaataaaaagctgtTTTTTCAAGGGTGGAGGCGTCACAACTGGTGCTGGCTTACgtgggtgtggtggggagggaccgaggtgctgggagagaGACCCTCGCTGCCTCCCTGCCGCCTCCTGTCCGTGCCGTGTGCTTGTATGCCCCCTTCCGCCTGCGTCCCCACCCCAGAGGAGCAGATGTGAGCTCACAGTAGGCTCCCTGGGAGTCAGCAGGGAAGGGTTCAGCCATTCAGCTTGCTCAGGGGACTGTGCCACTGGCCCAGGGTTCTTGTGCGCCCAGTGGGGGCTTTGgggccagggaggtggggagctgagTGTGTGCAAGGCTGTCTCTCCAcacagctgtgtgatttggggacACTAGTGCCCGCCACCCAGCTGCTCTGCTATGCTCCATCTTGCTAAGCTGGTTcgtgccccagggcctttgtgtTGCCAAATCCTCTTCCTCCACAGCTTTCCTTTAGACCCCAGCCTAAGTGACCTTGGGGAAGCCTCCCCTGAGCGTCCCATTTGTAGCAGACACCACATGGCCCCACTGCCCTTTGCTTGTCCTGCTCCAAAGGGAGCCACCTTACCAACCTGGTCCTTGGGGCACAGGgcttgcctggggctgggtggTGGGGCCCTGGATCATGTTCACGTGCATTTATGGTGGATGGTCTGGGGGTCCCTGGCAGCCTGGCACCAGGAGTGTCACTGTGGCCCTGCTTAAGCCTTGTGCGGGGACACCAGGGGGCAGTGCTGGATGGGCCTGAGGCCTAACACTTTTCTTAATgccattacattaaaaaaaaaaaaaaaaaagtcttataagTTACAGAACACTGAAA contains these protein-coding regions:
- the NOC4L gene encoding nucleolar complex protein 4 homolog isoform X1; protein product: MEREPGPGGARRALGRLVEAVLASRGEANAVFDILAVLQSEDQEEVQEAVRACSRLFGALLARGELFVGQLPSEEMVMAGSQGATRKYKVWMRHRYHSCCNSLGELLAHPSFQVKELALSTLMKFVQLEGEHPLEKPKWEGNYLFPRQLFKLVVEGLLSSEEDRSLLLSQFREYLEHDDIRYHTMQAAADTVARVTDGRPEVHLIFWNNAFTLLSSVSLPRQEGDLSSFYVKHVELSDKWKVVHLKEHRKAFQLMWLGFLKHQLPLRICKKVLVIIHDAILPYLAQPSLMIDFLTRAYDIGGAISLLALNGLFILIHKHNLEYPDFYRKLYGLLDPSVFHVKYRARFFHLADLFLSSSHLPAYLVAAFAKRLARLALTAPPEALLMVLPFICNLLRRHPACRVLMHRPRGPELDADPYDPGEEDPAQSRALESSLWELQALQRHYHPEVSKAASVINQALSVPEVSIAPLLELTAFEIFEQDLKKGPESVPLEFIPAQGLLGRQDDLCAQHFTLS
- the NOC4L gene encoding nucleolar complex protein 4 homolog isoform X2, whose translation is MEREPGPGGARRALGRLVEAVLASRGEANAVFDILAVLQSEDQEEVQEAVRACSRLFGALLARGELFVGQLPSEEMVMAGSQGATRKYKVWMRHRYHSCCNSLGELLAHPSFQVKELALSTLMKFVQLEGEHPLEKPKWEGNYLFPRQLFKLVVEGLLSSEEDRSLLLSQFREYLEHDDIRYHTMQAAADTVARVTDGRPEVHLIFWNNAFTLLSSVSLPRQEGDLSSFYVKHVELSDKWKVVHLKEHRKAFQLMWLGFLKHQLPLRICKKVLVIIHDAILPYLAQPSLMIDFLTRAYDIGGAISLLALNGLFILIHKHNLEYPDFYRKLYGLLDPSVFHVKYRARFFHLADLFLSSSHLPAYLVAAFAKRLARLALTAPPEALLMVLPFICNLLRRHPACRVLMHRPRGPELDADPYDPGEEDPAQSRALESSLWELQALQRHYHPEVSKAASVINQALSVPEIFEQDLKKGPESVPLEFIPAQGLLGRQDDLCAQHFTLS